A stretch of Haemophilus influenzae DNA encodes these proteins:
- the ccmD gene encoding heme exporter protein CcmD: protein MFFQTWSDFFNMGGYGFYVWLSYAVSLVAVIALIVQSVKQRKTVLQNVLREQQREERLQQANKGNTL from the coding sequence ATGTTTTTCCAAACTTGGAGTGATTTTTTTAATATGGGTGGCTACGGTTTTTACGTATGGTTATCCTATGCAGTAAGTTTAGTGGCAGTTATTGCCTTAATTGTTCAAAGTGTAAAACAACGCAAGACAGTGTTACAAAATGTATTGCGTGAGCAACAACGCGAAGAACGTTTACAACAAGCAAATAAGGGGAACACACTATGA
- a CDS encoding heme ABC transporter permease has translation MWKWLHPYAKPETQYRICGKLSPLFAFLTLILLGIGIVWGLAFAPADYQQGNSFRIMYVHVPTAIWSMGVYGSMAIAAVVALVWQIKQAHLAMIAMAPIGALFTFLSLVTGAIWGKPMWGTWWVWDARLTAELILFFLYLGILALYSAFSDRNIGAKAAGILCITTVVILPIIHFSVEWWNTLHQGASITKFEKPSIAIPMLVPLILCIFGFLTLYIWLTLVRYRVELLKEDAKRPWVKALAQTLK, from the coding sequence ATGTGGAAGTGGTTACATCCTTATGCAAAACCTGAAACTCAATATCGTATCTGCGGTAAATTGAGTCCGTTATTTGCATTTTTAACGCTTATCTTACTCGGTATTGGCATTGTATGGGGCTTAGCATTCGCCCCAGCAGATTACCAACAGGGCAATAGTTTCCGAATTATGTATGTACATGTGCCGACAGCGATTTGGTCAATGGGTGTGTACGGTTCAATGGCGATTGCAGCTGTGGTTGCCCTAGTGTGGCAAATTAAGCAAGCTCATCTCGCAATGATTGCAATGGCGCCAATTGGTGCATTGTTTACTTTCTTATCGCTTGTTACGGGGGCAATTTGGGGGAAACCAATGTGGGGTACTTGGTGGGTGTGGGATGCTCGCTTAACTGCAGAATTGATTTTATTCTTTCTTTATCTTGGTATCTTAGCCCTTTATTCTGCTTTTTCAGATCGTAACATAGGTGCAAAAGCGGCGGGGATTTTATGCATTACAACGGTCGTGATTTTACCGATTATTCATTTTTCGGTGGAGTGGTGGAACACATTACATCAAGGGGCGAGTATTACCAAATTTGAAAAACCATCCATTGCAATTCCAATGTTGGTTCCATTAATTTTATGTATCTTCGGTTTTTTGACCTTGTATATTTGGCTTACTTTAGTTCGTTATCGCGTGGAATTATTGAAAGAAGATGCAAAACGTCCTTGGGTTAAAGCATTAGCTCAAACACTGAAATAA
- the ccmB gene encoding heme exporter protein CcmB, producing the protein MIFLEIIKRELQIAMRKNAEILNPLWFFLLVITLFPLVIGPEPKLLSRIAPGIAWVAALLSALLSFERLFRDDFIDGSLEQLMLTAQPLPMTALAKVVAHWLLTGLPLILLSPIAALLLSLEVNIWWALVLTLLLGTPVLSCIGAIGVALTVGLRKGGVLLSLLVVPLFIPVLIFASSILEAAGLNVPYGGQLAILGAMMVGAVTLSPFAIAAALRISLDN; encoded by the coding sequence ATGATTTTTTTAGAGATAATTAAACGAGAACTTCAAATTGCAATGCGCAAAAATGCGGAGATTTTAAATCCGCTATGGTTCTTTTTGCTTGTGATTACTTTGTTTCCGCTTGTTATTGGGCCAGAGCCTAAATTACTTTCCCGTATCGCACCGGGTATCGCATGGGTAGCTGCATTACTTTCAGCATTGCTTTCTTTTGAACGTTTATTCCGTGATGATTTTATTGATGGCTCTCTTGAACAATTAATGCTAACCGCACAGCCTTTGCCAATGACAGCTTTGGCTAAAGTCGTTGCACATTGGTTGCTCACTGGTTTGCCGCTTATTTTGCTATCACCTATTGCCGCTTTGTTGCTTTCTCTTGAGGTCAATATTTGGTGGGCATTGGTTTTGACATTGTTACTGGGCACTCCTGTATTGAGCTGTATCGGTGCTATTGGCGTGGCTTTAACGGTGGGATTGCGAAAAGGTGGCGTGTTGTTGAGTTTGCTTGTTGTTCCGTTGTTTATTCCTGTTTTAATTTTTGCTTCATCAATACTAGAAGCAGCAGGATTAAATGTGCCTTATGGGGGACAACTGGCGATTTTAGGTGCCATGATGGTTGGTGCAGTAACGCTTTCGCCTTTTGCCATTGCTGCAGCGTTGCGAATTAGTTTAGATAATTAA
- the ccmA gene encoding cytochrome c biogenesis heme-transporting ATPase CcmA → MFEQHKLSLQNLSCQRGERVLFRALTCDFNSGDFVQIEGHNGIGKTSLLRILAGLAQPLEGEVRWDAEAISKQREQYHQNLLYLGHLLGVKPELTAWENLQFYQRISQAEQNTDMLWDLLEKVGLLGREDLPAAQLSAGQQKRIALGRLWLSQAPLWILDEPFTAIDKKGVEILTALFDEHAQRGGIVLLTSHQEVPSSHLQKLNLAAYKAE, encoded by the coding sequence ATGTTTGAGCAACACAAGTTATCTCTGCAAAATTTATCCTGCCAACGTGGTGAGCGCGTACTTTTTCGTGCTTTGACTTGCGATTTTAATAGCGGTGATTTTGTACAAATTGAAGGGCATAACGGCATAGGTAAAACGAGCTTGTTACGTATTCTTGCTGGTTTAGCCCAACCTTTAGAAGGCGAAGTGCGGTGGGATGCTGAAGCAATTTCTAAACAACGTGAACAGTATCATCAGAATTTGCTTTATTTAGGACATCTTTTAGGCGTTAAACCAGAGCTAACGGCGTGGGAAAATTTGCAGTTTTATCAACGAATTAGTCAAGCTGAACAAAACACCGATATGTTGTGGGATTTGCTTGAGAAAGTGGGATTATTAGGGCGTGAAGATTTGCCTGCCGCACAACTTTCTGCAGGACAACAAAAACGTATCGCGTTAGGTCGCTTATGGCTGTCTCAAGCGCCCTTATGGATTTTAGATGAGCCCTTTACTGCGATTGATAAAAAAGGCGTGGAAATTCTAACCGCACTTTTTGATGAGCATGCTCAACGTGGAGGTATTGTGTTATTGACCAGCCACCAAGAAGTGCCAAGTTCTCATCTGCAAAAATTGAATTTAGCGGCTTATAAAGCGGAATAA
- the sodA gene encoding superoxide dismutase [Mn] → MSYTLPELGYAYNALEPHFDAQTMEIHHSKHHQAYVNNANAALEGLPAELVEMYPGHLISNLDKIPAEKRGALRNNAGGHTNHSLFWKSLKKGTTLQGALKDAIERDFGSVDAFKAEFEKAAATRFGSGWAWLVLTAEGKLAVVSTANQDNPLMGKEVAGCEGFPLLGLDVWEHAYYLKFQNRRPDYIKEFWNVVNWDFVAERFEQKTAHCNCAK, encoded by the coding sequence ATGTCTTACACTCTCCCTGAATTAGGCTATGCCTACAATGCGTTAGAACCACATTTTGATGCGCAAACAATGGAAATCCATCATAGTAAACACCACCAAGCTTACGTAAACAATGCAAATGCTGCATTAGAAGGTTTACCTGCTGAATTAGTAGAAATGTATCCGGGTCATTTAATTTCTAACCTTGATAAAATTCCTGCAGAAAAACGTGGAGCATTACGTAATAATGCTGGAGGCCACACAAACCACAGTTTATTTTGGAAAAGTTTGAAAAAAGGCACTACTTTACAAGGCGCATTAAAAGATGCGATTGAACGCGATTTCGGTTCTGTAGATGCATTTAAAGCAGAGTTTGAAAAAGCAGCAGCAACTCGTTTCGGTTCAGGTTGGGCATGGTTAGTATTAACCGCTGAAGGTAAATTAGCCGTTGTATCAACAGCAAACCAAGATAACCCATTAATGGGTAAAGAAGTGGCAGGTTGTGAGGGTTTCCCACTTTTAGGTTTAGACGTTTGGGAACACGCTTACTACTTAAAATTCCAAAACCGCCGTCCAGACTACATTAAAGAATTCTGGAATGTGGTAAACTGGGATTTCGTTGCAGAACGTTTTGAACAAAAAACAGCACACTGTAACTGTGCAAAATAA
- the mlaF gene encoding phospholipid ABC transporter ATP-binding protein MlaF yields the protein MNQNLIEVKNLTFKRGDRVIYDNLNLQVKKGKITAIMGPSGIGKTTLLKLIGGQLMPEQGEILFDGQDICRLSNRELYEVRKRMGMLFQSGALFTDISTFDNVAFPIREHTHLPESLIRQIVLMKLEAVGLRGAAALMPSELSGGMARRAALARAIALDPDLIMFDEPFTGQDPISMGVILSLIKRLNEALNLTSIVVSHDVEEVLSIADYAYIIADQKVIAEGTSEQLLQSQDPRVVQFLKGESDGPVRFKYPAQDYMKELFE from the coding sequence ATGAATCAAAATCTAATTGAAGTTAAGAATCTCACCTTTAAACGCGGTGATCGCGTGATTTACGATAACCTGAATTTGCAAGTAAAAAAGGGAAAAATCACTGCGATCATGGGGCCGTCGGGGATTGGTAAAACCACCTTACTTAAATTGATAGGTGGGCAACTAATGCCAGAGCAAGGTGAAATTTTGTTTGATGGACAAGATATTTGTCGTCTATCTAATCGTGAACTGTACGAAGTACGCAAGCGGATGGGGATGTTATTCCAATCAGGTGCGCTTTTTACGGATATTTCTACTTTTGATAATGTCGCCTTTCCAATTCGTGAACATACGCATTTGCCTGAAAGTTTAATTCGTCAAATCGTGTTGATGAAATTGGAGGCGGTTGGGTTGCGAGGTGCTGCCGCATTGATGCCTTCAGAACTTTCCGGTGGTATGGCTCGTCGAGCTGCATTAGCGCGCGCTATTGCGCTTGACCCTGATTTAATTATGTTTGATGAGCCATTTACGGGGCAAGATCCGATTAGTATGGGCGTAATTTTAAGCCTGATTAAACGATTAAATGAAGCGTTAAATTTGACTTCTATCGTAGTGTCACACGATGTGGAGGAAGTATTGAGTATTGCAGATTATGCCTATATTATTGCAGACCAAAAAGTCATCGCAGAAGGAACATCTGAGCAGCTTTTACAAAGCCAAGATCCGCGCGTGGTGCAATTCTTAAAAGGTGAATCTGATGGTCCTGTGCGCTTTAAGTACCCAGCGCAAGATTATATGAAGGAATTGTTTGAATGA
- the mlaE gene encoding lipid asymmetry maintenance ABC transporter permease subunit MlaE produces the protein MIVNFISALGKQVIDFFRALGRAGFMLFGALIGKPQIRKHFPLLVKQMHVLGVQSLLIILLSGLFIGMVLGLQGYVVLVDFSAETSLGQLVALSLLRELGPVVTALLFAGRAGSALTAEIGLMKATEQLSSLEMMAVDPLRRVIAPRFWAGVISMPILSILFIAIGIWGSSLVGVDWKGVDSGSFWSVMQNSVSWSYDILNGFIKAVFFAVAVTWIALFNGYDCMPTSEGISQATTRTVVHASLVVLGLDFILTAIMFGAS, from the coding sequence ATGATCGTCAATTTTATTTCTGCTTTAGGAAAACAGGTGATCGACTTTTTCCGTGCATTGGGGCGAGCAGGCTTTATGTTATTTGGTGCATTGATCGGCAAGCCACAAATTCGTAAGCATTTTCCTTTGCTTGTGAAGCAAATGCATGTTTTAGGTGTCCAATCGTTACTCATTATTTTGTTGTCCGGTTTATTTATTGGAATGGTATTAGGACTACAAGGTTATGTCGTATTAGTTGATTTTTCTGCTGAAACAAGTTTAGGTCAGTTGGTGGCACTTTCTCTTTTGCGAGAATTAGGGCCTGTTGTTACCGCACTTTTATTTGCTGGTCGAGCAGGTTCTGCATTGACGGCTGAAATAGGCTTAATGAAAGCCACTGAACAACTTTCTAGTCTTGAAATGATGGCTGTTGATCCTTTACGTCGAGTGATTGCACCTCGTTTTTGGGCAGGGGTTATTTCCATGCCAATTTTGTCAATCTTGTTTATCGCGATTGGTATTTGGGGCAGTTCCTTAGTAGGTGTGGATTGGAAAGGTGTTGATTCAGGCAGCTTTTGGTCTGTTATGCAAAATTCCGTGAGTTGGAGCTATGATATTTTAAATGGCTTTATTAAAGCGGTTTTCTTTGCTGTAGCCGTAACTTGGATTGCACTTTTTAATGGTTATGATTGTATGCCAACATCAGAAGGTATCAGCCAAGCTACAACACGAACAGTTGTGCACGCTTCACTTGTTGTTCTAGGATTAGATTTTATTTTGACTGCTATTATGTTTGGCGCAAGTTAA
- the mlaD gene encoding outer membrane lipid asymmetry maintenance protein MlaD — MRQTIKYEFWVGLFLLLGIGALVFLGLRVANVQGFAETKSYTVTAIFNNIGGLKVRAPLKIGGVVIGRVSAITLDEKSYLPKVSIAINQEYNEIPENSSLSIKTSGLLGEQYIALTIGFDDGDTAMLKNGSQIQDTTSAIVLEDLIGQFLYGSKKSDGNEKSESAE; from the coding sequence ATGAGACAAACAATTAAATATGAATTTTGGGTCGGGTTATTTTTATTACTTGGTATTGGTGCCTTAGTTTTTTTAGGTTTACGCGTAGCTAATGTACAAGGTTTTGCTGAGACGAAATCTTATACCGTGACGGCAATTTTTAATAATATTGGCGGACTTAAAGTGCGCGCACCACTAAAAATTGGAGGCGTAGTAATTGGGCGTGTGAGTGCTATTACGCTTGATGAAAAAAGCTATTTACCAAAAGTAAGTATTGCGATTAATCAAGAATATAATGAAATCCCAGAAAACAGTTCTTTATCAATTAAAACATCAGGTTTATTAGGTGAGCAATATATTGCCTTGACAATAGGTTTTGATGATGGAGATACAGCAATGCTTAAAAATGGTAGTCAAATTCAAGACACTACATCAGCTATAGTATTGGAAGATTTAATTGGGCAATTCTTATACGGAAGTAAAAAATCAGACGGCAATGAAAAATCAGAATCCGCAGAATAA
- the mlaC gene encoding phospholipid-binding protein MlaC, translated as MYLTQLKKWFTILTFVLTALLVTRTAIAETSPYVLMQQASDKLFSDIQANQSKIKQDPNYLRTIVRNDLLPYVNLEYAGSKVLGSYYKSTSTEQREKFFKTFGELIEQKYAQTLTNYSNQKIQIESEKELGDNNFVNIRVSIIQTNGVAPILLDFKWRKGNKSGEWKAYDMAAAGVSMLEDTIKNWVGILNKQGIDTLITKMQQSASQPIIFNQ; from the coding sequence ATGTACCTTACTCAACTAAAAAAATGGTTTACTATTTTAACTTTCGTATTAACCGCACTTTTGGTTACACGAACAGCTATTGCAGAAACAAGTCCTTATGTTTTAATGCAGCAAGCGTCAGATAAACTATTTTCTGATATACAAGCTAATCAAAGTAAAATTAAACAAGATCCAAATTATTTACGTACTATTGTTCGTAATGATTTATTGCCTTACGTAAACTTAGAATATGCAGGTTCTAAAGTATTAGGTTCATACTACAAATCAACCTCTACAGAACAACGAGAAAAATTTTTCAAGACTTTTGGTGAGTTGATTGAGCAAAAGTACGCACAAACATTAACAAATTATTCTAATCAAAAAATTCAAATTGAATCAGAAAAAGAATTAGGCGATAACAATTTTGTAAATATTCGCGTAAGTATTATTCAAACTAATGGCGTTGCTCCGATCCTATTAGATTTTAAATGGCGTAAAGGCAATAAAAGTGGGGAATGGAAAGCCTACGATATGGCAGCAGCAGGCGTAAGTATGCTGGAAGATACGATAAAAAATTGGGTTGGTATTTTAAACAAACAAGGTATTGATACATTAATCACAAAGATGCAGCAATCTGCCTCACAACCTATAATTTTCAATCAATAA
- a CDS encoding STAS domain-containing protein, with the protein MLNWDLQKNNDKITLFLFGELSRSTLLPMWQQRGVFLSESTLDKTIVEWNLSGLQHIDSAGFTALCDFLRECQKINKTVRLVYPPKQLLTLADLVGLSDWIANFT; encoded by the coding sequence ATGCTAAATTGGGATTTGCAAAAAAATAATGATAAAATAACGCTCTTTTTGTTTGGGGAACTATCTCGCAGCACCTTGTTACCAATGTGGCAGCAACGTGGCGTTTTTTTGTCAGAAAGTACACTTGATAAAACTATTGTTGAATGGAATTTATCTGGTCTTCAGCATATTGATTCAGCTGGTTTTACAGCTCTTTGTGATTTTTTACGAGAGTGTCAAAAGATTAACAAAACAGTACGATTAGTTTATCCACCAAAACAATTATTAACCCTAGCAGATCTTGTTGGTTTATCTGATTGGATCGCAAATTTTACATAG
- a CDS encoding BolA family protein produces MELQKIEQILKDTLNIVEVYAQGENAHFGVIVVSDEIAALSRVKQQQTIYAPLMPYFSTGEIHALTIKTYTVEKWKRDRALNQFN; encoded by the coding sequence ATGGAACTTCAAAAAATTGAACAAATTTTAAAAGACACGCTAAATATCGTAGAAGTCTATGCACAAGGTGAAAATGCACATTTTGGTGTAATTGTAGTGAGTGATGAAATTGCTGCACTATCTCGTGTAAAACAACAACAAACGATTTATGCCCCTTTAATGCCTTATTTTAGCACTGGTGAAATTCACGCTCTAACCATCAAAACTTATACCGTAGAAAAATGGAAACGCGATCGTGCATTAAACCAGTTTAATTAA
- the murA gene encoding UDP-N-acetylglucosamine 1-carboxyvinyltransferase — protein MDKFRVYGQSRLSGSVNISGAKNAALPILFAAILATEPVKLTNVPELKDIETTLNILRQLGVIANRDETGAVLLDASNINHFTAPYELVKTMRASIWALAPLVARFHQAQVSLPGGCSIGARPVDLHISGLEKLGADIVLEEGYVKAQVSDRLVGTRIVIEKVSVGATLSIMMAATLAKGTTVIENAAREPEIVDTADFLNKMGAKITGAGSDHITIEGVERLTGCEHSIVPDRIETGTFLIAAAISGGRVVCQNTKADTLDAVIDKLREAGAQVDVTENSITLDMLGNRPKAVNIRTAPHPGFPTDMQAQFTLLNMVAEGTSIITETIFENRFMHIPELIRMGGKAEIEGNTAVCHGVEQLSGTEVIATDLRASISLVLAGCIATGETIVDRIYHIDRGYEHIEDKLRALGAKIERFSRSDEA, from the coding sequence ATGGATAAATTTCGTGTTTATGGGCAATCTCGTTTAAGTGGAAGTGTGAATATTTCAGGCGCAAAAAACGCCGCACTTCCAATTCTTTTTGCGGCTATTTTAGCTACAGAACCTGTTAAATTGACAAATGTTCCCGAACTTAAAGATATTGAAACAACTTTAAATATTTTGCGTCAATTAGGCGTAATTGCAAATCGTGATGAAACTGGTGCAGTTTTATTAGATGCCTCTAATATCAATCATTTCACTGCACCTTATGAATTGGTTAAAACTATGCGTGCTTCAATTTGGGCATTGGCACCTTTAGTCGCTCGTTTCCATCAAGCTCAAGTCTCATTACCTGGAGGTTGTTCTATCGGAGCTAGACCTGTTGATCTCCACATTAGCGGTTTAGAAAAATTAGGTGCGGACATCGTTCTTGAAGAAGGATATGTAAAAGCACAAGTATCAGATCGTCTTGTTGGAACTCGAATTGTAATAGAAAAAGTAAGTGTAGGCGCAACTTTATCTATTATGATGGCAGCAACCCTTGCGAAAGGTACGACTGTTATTGAAAACGCCGCTCGTGAACCTGAAATTGTAGATACTGCAGATTTCCTTAATAAAATGGGTGCGAAAATAACAGGTGCAGGTTCTGATCACATTACGATTGAAGGTGTTGAACGTTTAACTGGTTGTGAGCACAGTATTGTGCCAGATCGCATTGAAACGGGTACATTCTTAATTGCTGCAGCAATTTCGGGCGGTCGTGTTGTTTGTCAAAATACTAAAGCGGATACTTTAGATGCCGTAATTGATAAACTCCGTGAAGCTGGTGCGCAAGTTGATGTAACTGAAAATAGCATTACTTTAGATATGCTTGGTAATCGCCCTAAAGCAGTGAATATTCGTACTGCACCACATCCAGGGTTCCCAACTGATATGCAGGCTCAATTTACTTTATTAAATATGGTGGCAGAAGGTACAAGCATTATCACTGAAACGATTTTTGAAAATCGTTTTATGCATATTCCTGAATTAATTCGTATGGGTGGTAAAGCTGAAATTGAAGGGAATACAGCGGTATGTCACGGGGTTGAACAATTGTCTGGCACAGAGGTAATAGCGACAGATTTACGCGCTTCAATCAGTTTAGTGCTTGCAGGTTGTATCGCAACGGGTGAAACCATTGTAGATCGTATTTATCATATCGATCGTGGTTATGAACATATCGAAGATAAATTACGTGCTCTAGGTGCGAAAATTGAACGTTTTTCTAGAAGTGATGAAGCGTAA
- a CDS encoding amino acid ABC transporter substrate-binding protein — protein MKKLLFTTALLTGAIAFSTFSHAGEIADRVEKTKTLLVGTEGTYAPFTFHDKSGKLTGFDVEVIRKVAEKLGLKVEFKETQWDAMYAGLNAKRFDVIANQTNPSPERLKKYSFTTPYNYSGGVIVTKSSDNSIKSFEDLKGRKSAQSATSNWGKDAKAAGAQILVVDGLAQSLELIKQGRAEATINDKLAVLDYFKKHPNSGLKIAYDRGDKTPTAFAFLQGEDALITKFNQVLEALRQDGTLKQISIEWFGYDITQ, from the coding sequence ATGAAAAAATTACTTTTTACGACCGCACTTTTAACTGGAGCTATTGCTTTCTCAACGTTTTCTCACGCAGGCGAAATTGCCGATCGTGTTGAAAAAACGAAAACTTTATTAGTTGGAACAGAAGGGACTTATGCACCATTTACTTTCCATGATAAAAGTGGAAAATTAACAGGCTTTGATGTAGAGGTTATTCGTAAAGTTGCTGAAAAGCTCGGTTTGAAAGTGGAATTTAAAGAAACACAATGGGATGCAATGTATGCGGGGTTAAATGCAAAACGTTTTGATGTGATTGCAAACCAAACTAACCCAAGCCCAGAGCGTTTAAAAAAATACAGTTTCACAACGCCTTATAATTATTCTGGTGGGGTGATTGTAACAAAATCATCGGATAACAGTATTAAATCATTTGAAGATTTGAAAGGTCGTAAATCTGCGCAATCTGCAACAAGTAACTGGGGTAAAGATGCAAAAGCTGCAGGTGCGCAGATTCTTGTAGTGGATGGTTTAGCACAGAGCTTAGAGCTTATTAAACAAGGCCGTGCAGAAGCAACAATTAATGATAAATTGGCTGTATTAGATTATTTTAAAAAACACCCAAATTCTGGTTTAAAAATTGCTTATGATCGTGGGGATAAAACTCCGACTGCCTTTGCTTTTTTACAAGGTGAAGATGCATTGATTACAAAATTTAATCAAGTACTTGAAGCACTTCGCCAAGATGGTACATTAAAACAGATTTCAATTGAATGGTTTGGTTATGATATTACTCAATAA
- a CDS encoding amino acid ABC transporter permease, with protein sequence MILLNNWLASLPFMSAERADYVISSFWPMLEAAILYTLPLAVISFFCGLLIAVIVAVIRTLPSPNLPLKLLQALCRVYISIIRGTPMLVQIFIIFYGLPEVGITLEPFPTAIIAFSINIGAYAAETVRASIIAIPKGQWEASYAIGMNYRQAFIRTIMPQALRISVPSLSNTFISTVKDTSLASLVLVTELFRVAQNITAANYEFILIYSEAALIYWIFCFVLSFLQDRLEIRLSRHL encoded by the coding sequence ATGATATTACTCAATAATTGGTTGGCGAGTCTTCCATTTATGAGTGCAGAACGAGCTGATTATGTAATCAGCTCGTTTTGGCCTATGTTGGAAGCAGCAATTTTATACACATTGCCATTGGCAGTCATTTCCTTCTTCTGTGGTTTGCTTATTGCAGTGATTGTTGCAGTTATTCGTACTTTGCCTAGCCCTAATTTACCCTTAAAATTGTTACAGGCTTTATGTCGAGTGTATATCTCTATAATTAGAGGTACACCGATGTTAGTACAAATTTTTATTATTTTTTATGGGTTACCTGAAGTCGGTATTACTTTAGAGCCTTTTCCGACAGCGATTATTGCATTTTCTATTAATATAGGTGCTTATGCAGCAGAAACTGTTCGTGCTTCAATTATTGCTATACCTAAAGGGCAGTGGGAAGCCTCTTATGCGATAGGTATGAATTATCGACAAGCATTTATTCGTACAATTATGCCACAGGCTTTACGTATTTCAGTACCATCGCTTTCTAATACTTTTATTAGTACAGTGAAAGACACTTCATTGGCTTCTCTTGTTTTAGTGACAGAATTATTCCGTGTCGCACAGAATATTACGGCAGCAAACTATGAATTTATTTTAATTTATAGTGAGGCAGCTTTGATTTATTGGATTTTCTGTTTTGTTTTATCTTTCTTACAAGATCGTCTTGAAATTCGCTTATCTCGCCATTTATAA
- a CDS encoding amino acid ABC transporter ATP-binding protein translates to MLKVSNIQKNFNGNHVLKGIDFEINKGEVVAILGPSGSGKTTFLRCLNLLERPEQGILEFTDGSLKIDFSQKISKADELKLRRRSSMVFQQYNLFPHRSALENVMEGMVVVQKQDKAQAREKALSLLEKVGLKNKADLFPSQLSGGQQQRVGIARALAVKPDIILLDEPTSALDPELVGEVLQTLKMLAQEGWTMIIVTHEMQFAQDVADRVILMADGYIVEQNTADKFFTCPQHERTKQFLLQAKIPLELDYYI, encoded by the coding sequence ATGTTAAAAGTAAGTAATATTCAGAAAAACTTTAATGGCAATCATGTGTTAAAAGGCATTGATTTTGAAATTAATAAAGGTGAAGTGGTCGCAATTTTAGGCCCTTCTGGTTCTGGAAAAACCACCTTTTTACGTTGTTTAAACTTGCTTGAACGACCAGAGCAAGGCATTTTGGAATTTACTGATGGCAGTCTAAAAATTGATTTTAGCCAGAAAATTAGTAAAGCAGATGAATTGAAGTTACGCCGACGTTCATCAATGGTCTTTCAGCAATACAATTTATTCCCTCATCGTTCTGCCCTTGAAAATGTTATGGAGGGAATGGTTGTTGTGCAAAAACAAGATAAAGCTCAAGCTCGTGAAAAAGCACTTAGTTTGCTAGAAAAAGTAGGGCTTAAAAATAAAGCGGATTTATTTCCATCCCAACTTTCTGGCGGTCAGCAACAGCGAGTGGGGATTGCTCGAGCCCTTGCGGTAAAACCTGATATTATTTTATTAGATGAACCTACATCGGCATTAGATCCTGAATTGGTGGGCGAAGTGTTACAAACACTAAAAATGCTCGCCCAAGAAGGCTGGACAATGATTATTGTTACTCACGAAATGCAGTTTGCGCAAGATGTCGCGGATCGTGTGATTTTAATGGCGGATGGATATATTGTAGAACAAAATACAGCAGATAAATTCTTCACTTGCCCACAACACGAGCGCACTAAACAGTTCTTGTTACAAGCAAAAATACCACTTGAGCTTGATTATTATATTTAA